One genomic region from Bacillus sp. SLBN-46 encodes:
- a CDS encoding DUF4139 domain-containing protein, producing the protein MVYKLSSSNTQNLSLTIYNDDFAVVKETRSFTPQENETVVHYLDVAKQIETNSIIVSGVEVKELNYDYDLVDKSKLLEKYIDHIVFLIDSHTNERSEVRLLSVSGGIVVEDSKTKEIKLDPRGELILPKLPNELIVKPALVWKIEPSSAPIIDVSYMTKGLFWESNYVLNLKEQSFDLSGWVEIQNNSGTTFHNAQIKVLAGDVNRVNEDTRYDEDFIVYNSAESMEDELNEKIFGDYHIYTLKEPTTLKDNQAKQMKFIQVNNGTFKRYYEIDDYTNNPKIMIEIKNSSANNMGIPLPKGKIKVYHEDSEEKVTEFIGEDRIHHTTKDEKITLYIGNAFDIVCESKILKRYKMKNSEYVKHEYVLKNQKVESAQIKITHYISERFWKIEESTDEFKEIDANHIEFWVEVPPGEEKTIGFGITYDRALYMEIKKTED; encoded by the coding sequence ATGGTCTACAAATTATCTTCATCTAATACTCAAAATCTATCACTTACGATTTATAATGACGATTTTGCTGTCGTGAAAGAGACTAGATCTTTTACACCTCAGGAGAATGAGACGGTTGTTCATTACCTAGACGTAGCGAAACAGATTGAAACAAATTCAATTATTGTTTCTGGTGTAGAAGTGAAGGAGTTAAATTATGATTATGATTTGGTAGACAAATCCAAGCTGTTGGAGAAATATATTGATCATATTGTTTTTTTAATAGACTCCCATACAAATGAAAGGTCTGAAGTTCGATTGCTAAGTGTAAGTGGGGGGATCGTAGTTGAAGATAGTAAGACGAAGGAAATTAAACTGGATCCCCGTGGAGAATTAATTTTACCAAAACTTCCTAATGAGTTAATTGTAAAACCAGCACTTGTATGGAAAATCGAGCCTTCTTCTGCTCCTATTATTGATGTATCATACATGACAAAGGGTCTTTTCTGGGAATCAAATTATGTGCTAAATCTTAAAGAGCAATCCTTTGACCTTTCAGGATGGGTTGAAATTCAAAATAATTCAGGTACAACTTTTCATAATGCACAGATAAAGGTGCTAGCTGGTGATGTAAACCGGGTGAATGAGGATACACGCTATGATGAGGATTTTATTGTATATAATAGCGCTGAATCAATGGAAGATGAATTGAATGAAAAGATTTTTGGTGATTACCATATATACACTTTAAAGGAACCGACCACTTTAAAGGATAATCAGGCAAAACAAATGAAATTTATCCAGGTTAATAATGGAACGTTCAAACGTTATTATGAGATTGATGATTATACGAATAATCCAAAGATCATGATTGAGATTAAAAATTCTTCAGCAAATAACATGGGGATACCCCTGCCAAAAGGGAAAATAAAGGTGTACCATGAGGATTCAGAGGAAAAGGTTACTGAATTTATTGGTGAAGACCGTATTCATCACACTACAAAGGATGAGAAAATTACCTTATATATCGGAAATGCCTTTGATATTGTTTGTGAAAGTAAAATTCTCAAACGGTATAAAATGAAAAACTCTGAATATGTAAAACACGAGTATGTATTAAAAAATCAAAAAGTTGAAAGCGCGCAGATAAAAATTACACACTACATAAGCGAACGTTTCTGGAAAATTGAAGAATCAACCGACGAATTTAAAGAAATAGATGCTAACCATATAGAGTTTTGGGTGGAGGTACCTCCAGGTGAGGAGAAGACAATTGGATTCGGAATCACTTATGATCGTGCTCTTTACATGGAAATAAAAAAAACAGAAGATTAA
- a CDS encoding proline dehydrogenase family protein — protein MLKDIFMSLSQNQFLNSAAKKYGLKMGAQSVVAGTNIDEVIKSIKELNSHGISCTVDNLGEFVFKEEEANAAKEQILNVIEAIHEHKVDAHISLKPTQLGLDIEYSFCLNNLREIVDLANRYGIFVNIDMEDYSHLSPTFDLLDDLSLEYDNVGTVIQSYFHQAQEYIEKYKNYRIRIVKGAYKESPEIAYQDKNDIDANFIKISEWHLLNGKFTSIATHDHRIINYLKDFVKKNNIPNDKYEFQMLYGFRKELQLKLASEGYNFCTYVPFGNDWYGYFMRRLAERPQNLNLVAKQVFNKKTNTIIGVAAGAFLLGKMTNKQTKKKRK, from the coding sequence ATGTTGAAAGATATTTTTATGAGTTTATCTCAAAACCAATTTCTAAATAGTGCTGCTAAAAAATATGGTTTAAAAATGGGGGCACAAAGTGTCGTTGCAGGAACGAATATAGATGAAGTTATTAAAAGTATAAAAGAGCTGAACTCACACGGAATTTCTTGTACAGTGGATAATTTAGGAGAGTTCGTTTTTAAAGAAGAAGAGGCAAATGCTGCAAAAGAACAAATCCTTAATGTAATTGAAGCTATTCATGAGCATAAAGTGGATGCGCATATTTCTTTAAAACCTACTCAATTGGGCTTAGATATTGAATATTCTTTCTGTTTAAATAACTTAAGAGAAATTGTTGATCTAGCAAACCGTTATGGTATCTTTGTAAATATAGACATGGAGGATTATAGTCATTTAAGTCCTACATTTGATTTACTTGACGATCTTTCTTTAGAGTACGATAATGTTGGAACAGTTATTCAGTCCTATTTCCATCAGGCACAAGAGTATATTGAAAAATATAAAAATTATCGCATCCGAATTGTAAAAGGTGCGTATAAAGAATCACCAGAAATCGCTTACCAAGATAAAAATGATATTGATGCTAATTTTATTAAAATATCTGAATGGCATTTATTAAATGGTAAATTTACATCCATTGCTACTCATGACCATAGAATAATAAACTATTTAAAGGATTTTGTTAAAAAGAACAATATCCCAAATGACAAGTACGAGTTCCAAATGTTATATGGATTTAGAAAAGAGCTGCAATTAAAGTTGGCAAGTGAAGGATACAATTTCTGCACATATGTTCCTTTTGGTAATGACTGGTATGGATATTTCATGAGACGCCTAGCTGAACGGCCACAAAACTTAAATCTTGTTGCTAAACAAGTGTTCAACAAAAAAACAAATACAATTATTGGTGTAGCAGCAGGTGCATTCTTATTAGGTAAAATGACCAACAAGCAAACCAAGAAAAAAAGAAAATAA